Below is a genomic region from Streptantibioticus cattleyicolor NRRL 8057 = DSM 46488.
TACACCGCGACCGCCACCCTGCCCGGCCCGGCGTCCCGGCCGTCCCGCCCGGGGGAGACCGGCGCCCAGTCGCGGCCGTACTGCGGCGGCAGCGCCTCGGCCTGGATCATGTCAGTAGACGTCATCGACCATCCGATCTGTGCGTGCAAACGTGCCATCGACGAACCGTGCTCCGTGCTCACCGGGGCTCCGGGACCGGACGCCCCGGGGACCGGCGGCCCCCGGTCGCGCCCCGGTCGTCCCCGGCCGTGCCACGGGGGCAGGGCGCGTGCCCGCGCGCTGCCCCCCCGTCTCTACGCGGCCCCCGGGGCCGCCCCTTACCGTCGGGGTGTGACCGCATCTGCCGAACTCGGCCTCCCCGCGCTGACGGTGTCGCCCGGGAGCGAGGCGACCACGGACCTGACCGTGCGCAACGAGACCGACATCGTCGAGGCGTACACCTTCGAGGTGGTCGGCGACTGCGCGGCGTGGACCACGGTCGAGCCCGCCCGCATCTCCCTGTACCCGGGGACGTCCCGGACGGTGACGGTGCGCCTCGCACCGCCGCGCTCCCCGGACGTGCGCGCCGGCGAGGTTCCGCTGGGCATCAAGGTGCTGCCCGCCGAACACCCCGACCTGGTCTCCGTGCCCGAGACCACGGTCACCGTCACACCCTTCCGGGAACTGCGCGCGGAGCTGGCGCCCCGGCGCCGCCGCGGCTGGCTGCGCGCCCGCTACCGCACCTCGGTACGGAACGCGGGGAACGCCGAGGCCGGGATCACCCTCGTCCCCGGCCAGGCCGGCGAGGAGTTGCGCTTCGCGTTCCAGCCGGCCGCGCCCCGGCTCGCCCCCGGCGAATCCGTGGACGTGCGTACCAAGGTCCGCACCGGCAAGCCGATCTGGTTCGGCAAGCCGGTCACCTGGCCGTTCCGGATCACCGTGGGCCACGGCGGCGGGCCGGAGGACGGCGAGGCGGAACGGACCGGCCAGGAGGAGGTGCTGGAGGGCGAGTTCCTCCAACTGTCCATCTTCCCCAAGTGGTTGCTGGCGCTGCTGGCCGCGATCATCGCGCTGCTCCTCGCCTGGTTCGCCCTCGTGCGGCCCGCGGTGCAGAGCTCCGCCAAGCAGGCCGCGGCGGAGGCGGTCGGCAAGAAGGCGGCGGCGCTCGGCCTGGACGGCACCGGGCAGCACACCGGTGCCGCCGGCGGCGCGTCCGGCCAGGGCACACCGGGCACCGGAGCGCAGCCGGCCCCCGGGGGCGGCACGGGCGGCACCGGCGGCGGACCCGGCGGCACCGGGCCGGGGCTGGCCGAGCCCGGCACCGGCCGGCAGAGCTCGACCACCATCGACGTACGCACCGGCGGCGGGGGCGCCAACGTGGGCGTCTACCGGGTGCCGGCGGGCAAGGTCTTCGCCATCACCGACATCGTCGCCGCCAACTTCCAGGGCGACCAGGGCCTGCTGACCATCAAGTTCGGCGACCAGACCATCACCACCATCGCCCTGGAGACCTTCCGCAACCAGGACTACCACTGGGTCACCCCGATCGAGGTCCCGGAGAAGCAGACCGTGTCGGCGAGTGTGACGTGCCAGAAGCCCGGCACCCCCGCCTCCGGCGAGCAGGCCTCCGAATGCCACGAACTCCTCAACGTCAGCGGCGAGTTGAGCACCCTGCGGCGCTGACCCGCCCCGCGTCCCACCGGCGGCCACCGCCGGCCACGCCGTGCCACGGGCGGGGTCGGTACGCCCGGCCACCACGGCCCGCCATCCCGTACCCCGGCCCCTCCGGCCCACCCCGCCGGTGCTCACCCGGGCGCCCCCGTGCCCCCGCACGGAACACCCGACGGGCCCGGACCGGCCCGCCCCATACCCTTCAAGCCCACCCCGCCCCTGGTGCCGCCCGGTGACGCGACCCGAACGGCCGCTCACGCCAAGGGAAGAATCGACGCCGGGCCTCCCCGGCGTCAACGGGGCCCGGGCGTGGCGCGGCCCACGTCCCGGGCCCGCCCCCGCACGGTGCCCGCGCGGTGCGCCCCGACTGCCCCCACGGGGAAGGAAACCATGTCCCCGCGACGGCTGCCGGCCACCCGGACCCCGTTGGTACCGTGCCCCATGCGCGCGCCGGGGACCGGCCCGCGCGTTCCAGGCGGCCGGTACCGGTGCCGAAGCGGCGACGGAAGGGGTCCACACCACCATGCGCGCTCAGCAACCGGCCCGCCGCACCCCGGACAGCGACACCCCCGCCCGGGCCGACCGGCCGGCCCGTGGCCGTGCCCCGGCACCGCTCGCCGGCGCCGCCCGCTCCGGCCGCCCGCCCGGCTCCCTGCGCGCCCTGCAACGCACCATGGGCAACAAGGCGGTGGCCCGCCTCGTCGAGGACGAACTGCGGCCGCGCGCCGACGTCGGCGACGGCGGACCGGCCGTGCAGCGCTCCTCGGTGCACCAGGTGCTGCGTTCCTCCGGACGGCCGCTGGACGCGTCCACCCGCGCGGAGATGGAGTCCCGCCTGGGCGCCGACTTCTCCGACGTACGGCTGCACACCGGCAGCGCGGCCCGGGAATCCGCCGCGCGGATCGGCGCCCGCGCCTACACCAGCGGCAACCACGTCGTACTCGGCGAGGGCGGCGGCGACCACCACACCCTCGCCCACGAACTCACCCACGTCATCCAGCAGCGCAAGGGCCCCGTCGCCGGCACCGACAACGGCGACGGCCTGCGCCTGTCCGACCCCTCCGACCGCTACGAACGCGAAGCGGAGGCCAACGCCACCCGGGCCATGGCCGCCCCCCTGGACACCGGCGCCGCGCCGTCCGGACCCGGCACCACGGCACAACGCGCCACCGACGGGGCCGCCGTCCAGCGGATGCCCAAACGCACCAAGGACGACGCGGGCATCAAGGGCGACAGCCCGCCGCCCCGGCGCGCCACCCGGTCCAGCACCAAGGAGTACGACCTCGACAAGCCCGTGCTGGAATTCGAGTCGTCCTACGACGGCCCCGCGAGCCAACGCCTCCACACCGAGCAGAGCATCGGGTTCCAGCAGGTCGCCCGGTTGAGGAACCCGGCCGGCGCCCCGCTGGCGGTGGCCACCAACTACCACTTCTGGCAGGAGGTGACCGACTCCAACGTGCAGATCGTCGAGGAGGACGGGCTCGACAACGACCAGGCGTCCTCCCGGGGTTGGGCGCAGGACGGCCCGTACCACCCGCCCTACAACAACCCCGTCATCACCAACAGCCAGAACAGCATCGAGTTCAACGACAACCCCGGCTTCTCCACCTCGGAGAGGTTGTCCTCCGGATACTGGCTGAAGCGCTACTCGATCTCCTTCCGCTGGAAGGTCGCCAGGAACAACGGCGCCTGGAACCGCAACGTCCCCTGCTGGACCAGCCCCGTCGTCACCCACACCCTCAGCTCCACCCTCGACCCGGAGCACCCGGACGAGCCGGTGCCGATCACCGCCAACGCCGCGGGCGACCGCACCTGGACCGTGGACCTGTCGGGGCTGGGCACCCAGTAGGACGGAGGCGGGTGGCGGCGCACGGCTTGCCCGACGGGGCTCCCCGGCCCACCATGGACGGCATGTGCCGTCTTTTCGGGATGAGCAGCGCACCACACCGGGTACACGCGGTCTTCTGGCTGCTGGAGGCGCCGGACAGCCTGCGGGTGCAGAGCCGCCGGGACCCCGACGGCACCGGGCTGGGCTTCTTCGACGCCGACGGGCGCCCCCAGGTGCACAAGGCACCGATCGCCGCCTACCGGGACCGGGCCTTCGCCCAGGAAGCACGGCACGTGGAGTCCGCCACCTTCGTGGCCCACGTCCGGTACGCCTCCACCGGCGGCCTGGAGGACCGCAACACCCACCCCTTCACGCAGCACGGCCGCCTCTTCGCGCACAACGGCGTCATCGAGGGCCTGGACCGGCTCGACGCGCGGCTCGGTGACGCCCTGCACACCCTGGTGCACGGCGACACCGACTCCGAGCGCTTCTTCGCCCTCATCTCCCGGGAGGCGGAGGCCAACGGCGGCGACGTGGGCGCCGCCATCACCACGGCGGCCACCTGGATCGCCGACAACCTGCCGGTCTTCGCGCTCAACCTGGTGCTCATCACCCCCGGCGAACTATGGGCGCTGCGCTACCCCGAGACCCACGAGCTGTACGTGCTGGAACGCCCGCCCGGCGGCCAGCACGGCGCCCGCCACCTGGAGCAGCACGGCCGCCGCGGCCGGCTGCGGGTCCGCAGCGAGGACATGGACACCCTGCCCGCCGTCGTCGTCGCCAGCGAACGCCTCGACGACAACCCGCGCTGGCGCCCGCTGGCCCCGGGCGAACTGCTGCACGCCGGGCCGGGCCAGGAGGTGACCTCGCGGATCGCCCTGGCCCGGCCGCCCGCCCATCCGCTCACCCTCGCCGACCTGCGGCCCGAGGCCGCCGCGTCCCAGAAGGCGGCCTGATCGCACCACCCCGGGCCCGGCCCGGTACCCTGCCGGCCATGACGGAGTGGCGGATCCGGCCGGCCTCCGGCGCGGACGCCGAGGCGGTGGCCGAGGTGCGGGCCGTGGTGCTGCGCGCGGATCTGGAACGGCTCGGACGGTACGACGAGCGGCGGGTACGGCAGCGGCTGCGGGACGGGTTCGCCCCGGAACACACCTGGGTGATCGAGACGGGCGGCGCGTTCGCCGGCTGCGTGGCGCTGCGCCCGGCCGAGGACGCCCACTGGCTGGAGCACTTCTACCTCGCCCCGCGTCTGCACGGCAACGGCATCGGCACGGCCGTGCTGCGTAGTCTGCTGGCCCGGTGCGACCGCGACGCCACCGTCGTCCGGCTCAACGTCCTGCGCGGCAGCCCGGCCCGGCGGCTGTACGAGCGGCACGGCTTCGCCCTGGAGACCGAGGACCCGGTGGACGTCTTCATGGTCCGCGAGCCGGCCCCGCCCGTAGGCGGCTGACGCCCTCCGGAACCCGGCCCCCGAGACGGGCGATGAGGCGGACCTCGCGATGGGTCGCGGGGACGGTGGATGTCGCGGGCATGTTCTGACGCATCGTCAGTTGTGTTCGGTGGCAGCGGAACGGGGGATCGCCGCACTGTCAGGGTTCCTTGACGGCGCCCTTCATGTCAGGGCATCCTGACGGCATGAGTGCTGAGGACTCACCGGCCGCCGAACTGGCCGTCCAGGTCACCAACAAGGACCCCGCCATCGGGTTGCAGGCGGTCGTCGCGCTGCGGCGCCTGCTGGAGGAACTGGAACGCCTGCACGTGGACAACGCCCGCGACCAGGGCTGGACATGGCAGAGCATCGCGACGGCGCTGCGGGTGAGCAGGCAGTCCGTCCACGAGAAGCACGCCGGCCGGCGCAAAGCCACGGGCAAGGAGGACTGACCACCGTGTTCGACCGATTCACCGAACTCGCCAAGCGGGCCGTAGTGGCCTCGCAGGACGCGGCGCTGTCCATGGGCCACGACTTCATCGGCACCGAGCACCTGCTGCTCGGCCTGGCTCAGACCGCGGGGACGGCGGGCGAAGTCCTGCGCGAAGAGGGTCTGGAGCCGGCACGGGCGTGCGCGGAGACGATCCGGCTGCTGGAAGACGCCGGGGTGGCCGCGACCGGCGGCAAGCCGGCCAGGGACGCCCTCGCCTCGATCGGCATCGACCTCGCCGAGATCCAGCGCCGGGCCGACGACGCCTTCGGCCCCGGTGCCTTCCAGTTCCCCCGGCCCGCCTACACGGCGCACGCCAAGAAGGCGCTGGAGCTGACCGTCCGGGAGGCGACCGCCCTCGGGCGGGAGCACTTCGACACCGAAGACATGCTGCTCGGCATCCTCGCGGAGGGTGAGGGCGTCGCGATCAAGGTCCTCGCGGCCCTTCACATCGACCCCGCCGCCCTGCGCCGGTCGGTCCTCGACCGCGTCGGGTCCGGCGCCTCGTAGGCCGTTCCGGTCAGCCGCCGCAACGGTTCCCCGGTGCCGCCGTGCCGCCTTCCCGGCCACGTCGGCTCCGGTGACCGGTGACGCATCTTGCATGGTCATGCGTAATCATGCATACTCTTCCCATGTCTAAGGTCCTTACGTCCCTTCCCGTCGGCGAACGCGTCGGTATCGCCTTCTCCGGCGGCCTCGACACCTCGGTCGCGGTCGCGTGGATGCGCGACAAGGGCGCCGTCCCGTGCACGTACACCGCTGACATCGGTCAGTACGACGAGCCGGACATCGCCTCGGTGCCCGGCCGCGCCAAGACCTACGGCGCCGAGATCGCGCGCCTGGTCGACTGCCGCGCGGCGCTGGTGGAGGAGGGTCTGGCCGCCCTCACCTGCGGCGCCTTCCACATCCGCACGGGCGGGCGCACCTACTTCAACACCACGCCGCTCGGCCGCGCCGTCACCGGCACCCTCCTGGTCCGCGCGATGCTCGAGGACGACGTACAGATCTGGGGCGACGGCTCGACGTTCAAGGGCAACGACATCGAGCGCTTCTACCGGTACGGCCTGCTCGCCAACCCGCACCTGCGGATCTACAAGCCGTGGCTGGACGCCGACTTCGTGACCGAACTGGGCGGTCGCAAGGAGATGTCGGAGTGGCTGGTCGCCCACGGCCTGCCCTACCGGGACAGCACGGAGAAGGCGTACTCCACCGACGCCAACATCTGGGGCGCCACCCACGAGGCCAAGACGCTGGAGCACCTCGAGAACGGCGTGGAGACCGTGGAGCCGATCATGGGCGTGCGGTTCTGGGACCCCTCGGTGGAGATCGCCACCGAGGACGTGACGATCGCCTTCGACCAGGGCCGCCCGGTGACGATCAACGGCAAGGAGTTCGCCTCCCCGGTCGACCTGGTGATGGAGGCCAACGCCATCGGCGGCCGGCACGGCATGGGGATGTCCGACCAGATCGAGAACCGCATCATCGAGGCCAAGAGCCGCGGCATCTACGAGGCGCCCGGCATGGCCCTGCTGCACGCGGCCTACGAGCGCCTGGTCAACGCGATCCACAACGAGGACACCCTCGCCCACTACCACACCGAGGGGCGGCGCCTCGGCCGGCTGATGTACGAGGGCCGCTGGCTCGACCCGCAGGCGCTGATGGTGCGCGAGTCGCTCCAGCGCTGGGTCGGCGCCGCCGTCACCGGCGAGGTGACGCTGCGGCTGCGGCGCGGCGAGGACTACTCCATCCTCGACACCACCGGGCCGGCGTTCAGCTACCACCCGGACAAGCTCTCCATGGAGCGCACCGAGGACTCCGCGTTCGGCCCCGTCGACCGGATCGGCCAGCTCACCATGCGCAACCTCGACATCGCCGACTCGCGCGCCAAGCTGGAGCAGTACGCCGGGCTCGGCCTCATCGGCACCGCCAACCCCGCCATCGGGGCCGACCAGGCCGCCGCCACCGGGCTCATCGGCAGCATGCCCGAGGGCGGCGCCGAGGCCATCGCCTCCCGCGGCGAGGTCTCCGAGGACGAGATGCTGGACCGCGCCGCGATGGAATCCGGCACGGACTGACCGGTCCCGCCGGACCAGGCACGCACCACCGGCCCCGGCCGTGGACGACCGCGCTAGGGTGCCACGGTGATCGTGATACCGGAGGCCTTCGCGCGGAGCACCGTCGAGCGCGAGGGGGAGCCGGGGGCCGACTGGCTCGCCGCGCTCCCCGGGATCGTGGAGACACTGCTGGACCGCTGGGGGTGCGTGCCCGACGGCGACATGACGCACGGCGGCGTCGGCATCGTCGTCCCGGTGCGCCGGGCCGGGGTCGGCGCCGTGCTCAAGGTGTCGTTCCCGCACCCCGGCAACGTCCACGAACCGGAGGCGTTCGCGGTGTGGGACGGACACGGAGCCGTCCTGCTGCACGAGCGCGCCGACGCCGACTTCGCCATGCTGCTGGAGCGGGCCCACCCGTCGACCCTGGCGGAGGTCGCGGACGGCGACGAGGTGGTCACCACCGCCGCCCGGATCAGCCGCCGGCTCGCCGTCCCGGCGCCCCACGGCCTGCCCCGGCTACGGGACCGGGCCGGCGCCTGGGAGGAGCAACTGCGCAAGGACGCCGGGGAGTTGGCACACACCATGCCGCGCCGCGTGGTGGACGCCGCGCTGGCGACGGTACGCGAACTCGGCGCCGTCCAGCCCGACACCCTGGTCCACGGCGATCTCCACCCCGGGAACATCCTGCGGGCCGACCGCGAGCCGTGGCTGGCGGTCGACCCCAAGGGGTACGCGGGCGACCCCGCCTACGACGGCGGCACCCTGCTGAAGTCCCGCGCGCCGACCTTCCTCGGGGCGGACGACCCCCGCCGGGCCGCCCGCCGCGTCGTCGACGTCTTCGCCGAGGCCGCCGGGCTCGACCGGGTACGCGTGCGGCGCTGGGCCCAACTCCACGCCGTCCAGGCCGCGTTCTGGGGCCGCCGCCACGGCTTCCGCGTCACCCGCGGCGGAGCCTGGCTGGACACGCTCACCGAGTTCGCCGACCGCCTCGCGGAGACGCTCACCGAACCCGCCCGGCGATCCTGAGCAGCCGCGCCCCCGGCGGTCAGCCGGCCGCTGCCGCCGGGTTCGAGGCGACGCCGGCCATGCGCTCGTCGTAACCGGTGACCGGGTCGACGACCCGGCCGGCGGCCCACCAGTTCTCCCGGGCCGTTTCCAGGATCATCATCATCACGTCCTCCTCCGGAACGCCGGCCAGCTCCCGCAAGTTGGCGACGATCGCCCGGAACAGCTCGTCCTTCACCTCGGGGGTGCGCTGGTTCAAGTGCAGCGCGATGAACATGGCGCGTTCACCGCGCGGCAGGCCGAAGACAACCGGCTGGATGACGAAGTTGTCGGGCGTGACCTCGTGGAACACGTGGAACTGGTCGTCCTGGGGGATCTTCAGGACATCCACCATGGCCGTGTGGATGGCCGTGGAGACATCGCGGCGGTACTCGGGTGTGGTGCCCTGGCGCAGACTGATGGTGATCAGCGGCATGACGGTTCTCCTGGTGCGGGGTGTCTTCGGCGGAGGGGCCGGAACGGCGGGTCGCCCGTTCACGTCCGCCACGCTACGAACGGGTGGGGGCATTCGGCCAGCGAATGCTCGG
It encodes:
- a CDS encoding COG1470 family protein produces the protein MTASAELGLPALTVSPGSEATTDLTVRNETDIVEAYTFEVVGDCAAWTTVEPARISLYPGTSRTVTVRLAPPRSPDVRAGEVPLGIKVLPAEHPDLVSVPETTVTVTPFRELRAELAPRRRRGWLRARYRTSVRNAGNAEAGITLVPGQAGEELRFAFQPAAPRLAPGESVDVRTKVRTGKPIWFGKPVTWPFRITVGHGGGPEDGEAERTGQEEVLEGEFLQLSIFPKWLLALLAAIIALLLAWFALVRPAVQSSAKQAAAEAVGKKAAALGLDGTGQHTGAAGGASGQGTPGTGAQPAPGGGTGGTGGGPGGTGPGLAEPGTGRQSSTTIDVRTGGGGANVGVYRVPAGKVFAITDIVAANFQGDQGLLTIKFGDQTITTIALETFRNQDYHWVTPIEVPEKQTVSASVTCQKPGTPASGEQASECHELLNVSGELSTLRR
- a CDS encoding eCIS core domain-containing protein, coding for MRAQQPARRTPDSDTPARADRPARGRAPAPLAGAARSGRPPGSLRALQRTMGNKAVARLVEDELRPRADVGDGGPAVQRSSVHQVLRSSGRPLDASTRAEMESRLGADFSDVRLHTGSAARESAARIGARAYTSGNHVVLGEGGGDHHTLAHELTHVIQQRKGPVAGTDNGDGLRLSDPSDRYEREAEANATRAMAAPLDTGAAPSGPGTTAQRATDGAAVQRMPKRTKDDAGIKGDSPPPRRATRSSTKEYDLDKPVLEFESSYDGPASQRLHTEQSIGFQQVARLRNPAGAPLAVATNYHFWQEVTDSNVQIVEEDGLDNDQASSRGWAQDGPYHPPYNNPVITNSQNSIEFNDNPGFSTSERLSSGYWLKRYSISFRWKVARNNGAWNRNVPCWTSPVVTHTLSSTLDPEHPDEPVPITANAAGDRTWTVDLSGLGTQ
- a CDS encoding class II glutamine amidotransferase — encoded protein: MCRLFGMSSAPHRVHAVFWLLEAPDSLRVQSRRDPDGTGLGFFDADGRPQVHKAPIAAYRDRAFAQEARHVESATFVAHVRYASTGGLEDRNTHPFTQHGRLFAHNGVIEGLDRLDARLGDALHTLVHGDTDSERFFALISREAEANGGDVGAAITTAATWIADNLPVFALNLVLITPGELWALRYPETHELYVLERPPGGQHGARHLEQHGRRGRLRVRSEDMDTLPAVVVASERLDDNPRWRPLAPGELLHAGPGQEVTSRIALARPPAHPLTLADLRPEAAASQKAA
- a CDS encoding GNAT family N-acetyltransferase — its product is MTEWRIRPASGADAEAVAEVRAVVLRADLERLGRYDERRVRQRLRDGFAPEHTWVIETGGAFAGCVALRPAEDAHWLEHFYLAPRLHGNGIGTAVLRSLLARCDRDATVVRLNVLRGSPARRLYERHGFALETEDPVDVFMVREPAPPVGG
- a CDS encoding Clp protease N-terminal domain-containing protein, which translates into the protein MFDRFTELAKRAVVASQDAALSMGHDFIGTEHLLLGLAQTAGTAGEVLREEGLEPARACAETIRLLEDAGVAATGGKPARDALASIGIDLAEIQRRADDAFGPGAFQFPRPAYTAHAKKALELTVREATALGREHFDTEDMLLGILAEGEGVAIKVLAALHIDPAALRRSVLDRVGSGAS
- the argG gene encoding argininosuccinate synthase, whose amino-acid sequence is MSKVLTSLPVGERVGIAFSGGLDTSVAVAWMRDKGAVPCTYTADIGQYDEPDIASVPGRAKTYGAEIARLVDCRAALVEEGLAALTCGAFHIRTGGRTYFNTTPLGRAVTGTLLVRAMLEDDVQIWGDGSTFKGNDIERFYRYGLLANPHLRIYKPWLDADFVTELGGRKEMSEWLVAHGLPYRDSTEKAYSTDANIWGATHEAKTLEHLENGVETVEPIMGVRFWDPSVEIATEDVTIAFDQGRPVTINGKEFASPVDLVMEANAIGGRHGMGMSDQIENRIIEAKSRGIYEAPGMALLHAAYERLVNAIHNEDTLAHYHTEGRRLGRLMYEGRWLDPQALMVRESLQRWVGAAVTGEVTLRLRRGEDYSILDTTGPAFSYHPDKLSMERTEDSAFGPVDRIGQLTMRNLDIADSRAKLEQYAGLGLIGTANPAIGADQAAATGLIGSMPEGGAEAIASRGEVSEDEMLDRAAMESGTD
- a CDS encoding aminoglycoside phosphotransferase family protein codes for the protein MIVIPEAFARSTVEREGEPGADWLAALPGIVETLLDRWGCVPDGDMTHGGVGIVVPVRRAGVGAVLKVSFPHPGNVHEPEAFAVWDGHGAVLLHERADADFAMLLERAHPSTLAEVADGDEVVTTAARISRRLAVPAPHGLPRLRDRAGAWEEQLRKDAGELAHTMPRRVVDAALATVRELGAVQPDTLVHGDLHPGNILRADREPWLAVDPKGYAGDPAYDGGTLLKSRAPTFLGADDPRRAARRVVDVFAEAAGLDRVRVRRWAQLHAVQAAFWGRRHGFRVTRGGAWLDTLTEFADRLAETLTEPARRS
- a CDS encoding tautomerase family protein, whose amino-acid sequence is MPLITISLRQGTTPEYRRDVSTAIHTAMVDVLKIPQDDQFHVFHEVTPDNFVIQPVVFGLPRGERAMFIALHLNQRTPEVKDELFRAIVANLRELAGVPEEDVMMMILETARENWWAAGRVVDPVTGYDERMAGVASNPAAAAG